One window of Sphingobium sp. HWE2-09 genomic DNA carries:
- a CDS encoding glycoside hydrolase family 3 protein, with translation MMRRLMFFLLAGFALSGAQSAPPPQPVLGTRSKSIIEMDGLRFRDLNTNGRLDPYEDWRLSAQQRATDLVGRMTLAEKVGMMMIATNNPDCDGTITPRGRDLIDNQKLTRFILRAKVMTAPADCKVKLTGFALYAGYPQTPDQMAKFTNAVQERLETGRLGIPGLFKDNARNHVETNPTFGIGAGAGAFTEFPKEAGLAAAALGAGAPVNARGMVPARIRADMAPLRSLTDVMGREWRAIGLRGMYGYMADLGTEPRWSRFHETFTENADLMSDIVGTLIGGLQGPVRADGTSLSPASSIALSIKHFPGGGPQEMGLDPHYTFGKRQVYTDSWGKYGFAYHLKPFRTAIAKGASSIMPYYGVPINLTYEGVTYDQRGMAFSKQVVTDLLRAKLDFKGYVNSDSGIIEQRGWGLESYRTNPETGKPYDIADRVVVAIRSGTDILSEFTDARMLTNLVQAGRLGEATQIDPAVRRLLTEQFQLGLFENPYVDAPKAADNIGRPDDRATGLDVQRRSIVLLENRNALLPLKAGAKVYVMGFGADAARASGLNVTDGNTKERPPVPGDIDALLIKVMVNPTGARAYSPKSPDTGGRAIGPEFNIMDPRTGKRQATWGAQDPCVYDPGAPGAFETPDGCLDSGLIFGGGFPWEVNIVTLSDLAKAQSWKMTPSLPDIQAAMREAGDPAKAVISIYFRNPYVLDKESRVRNAGALLATFGASDRAQFDIITGKAAPEARLPFALPATRESVLRQHPDAPGYADTRDGALYPYGFGRGFGGKGKR, from the coding sequence ATGATGCGTCGACTTATGTTCTTTCTGCTCGCAGGCTTCGCGCTGTCTGGCGCACAGTCGGCGCCACCACCGCAGCCGGTGCTTGGCACGCGGTCCAAGTCGATCATAGAGATGGACGGCTTGCGCTTCAGAGATCTGAACACAAACGGTCGGCTCGATCCTTATGAGGACTGGCGCCTGTCCGCGCAGCAGCGTGCGACCGATCTGGTCGGGCGGATGACACTGGCGGAAAAGGTCGGTATGATGATGATTGCGACCAATAATCCCGATTGCGACGGGACGATCACGCCGCGCGGCCGAGACCTTATCGACAATCAGAAACTCACCCGCTTCATCTTGCGCGCCAAGGTCATGACCGCACCAGCAGATTGCAAGGTGAAGCTGACCGGCTTCGCGCTCTATGCGGGCTACCCGCAGACGCCCGATCAGATGGCGAAGTTCACCAATGCGGTGCAGGAACGGCTGGAAACGGGACGGCTCGGCATCCCCGGTTTGTTCAAGGACAATGCCCGAAACCACGTAGAAACGAACCCGACCTTCGGCATCGGGGCGGGCGCGGGAGCTTTCACCGAATTTCCCAAGGAAGCGGGTCTGGCGGCGGCGGCGCTGGGCGCCGGCGCGCCGGTCAACGCGCGCGGGATGGTGCCCGCGCGCATCAGGGCGGATATGGCCCCGCTGCGCAGCCTGACCGATGTGATGGGCCGCGAATGGCGCGCTATCGGCCTGCGCGGCATGTATGGCTATATGGCCGATCTCGGTACCGAGCCGCGCTGGTCGCGCTTCCATGAAACCTTCACGGAGAATGCCGATCTCATGTCCGACATTGTCGGGACGCTGATCGGCGGGTTGCAGGGTCCGGTGCGTGCCGACGGCACGTCACTGTCGCCCGCCTCGTCGATCGCGTTGTCGATCAAGCATTTCCCCGGCGGCGGCCCGCAGGAAATGGGCCTAGACCCGCATTATACCTTCGGAAAGCGTCAGGTATACACCGACAGTTGGGGCAAATATGGCTTTGCCTATCATCTCAAACCCTTCCGCACGGCGATCGCGAAGGGGGCGTCGTCGATCATGCCCTATTATGGCGTGCCGATAAACTTGACCTATGAAGGCGTTACATACGACCAGCGCGGCATGGCCTTCTCCAAACAGGTCGTGACCGACCTGCTCCGTGCGAAGCTAGACTTCAAAGGCTATGTCAATTCTGATAGCGGCATCATCGAACAGCGCGGCTGGGGGCTGGAAAGCTATCGCACCAATCCGGAAACCGGCAAGCCCTATGACATCGCCGACCGGGTCGTCGTTGCGATCCGCAGCGGCACGGACATTCTGTCGGAATTCACCGACGCCAGAATGCTCACCAATCTCGTACAGGCGGGACGGCTCGGCGAAGCGACCCAGATCGACCCGGCGGTCCGCCGCCTGCTGACCGAACAGTTCCAGCTTGGCCTGTTCGAAAACCCCTATGTCGACGCGCCCAAAGCGGCGGACAACATCGGCCGGCCGGACGATCGGGCAACGGGTCTGGACGTTCAGCGCCGCTCGATCGTGCTTCTGGAGAACCGCAATGCGCTGTTGCCGCTCAAGGCGGGCGCAAAAGTCTATGTGATGGGATTTGGCGCGGACGCTGCGCGGGCGTCGGGGCTGAATGTTACCGACGGCAATACGAAGGAACGGCCGCCGGTTCCTGGGGACATTGATGCGCTGCTGATAAAGGTCATGGTCAATCCTACCGGTGCGCGCGCCTATTCGCCCAAATCGCCGGACACCGGTGGTCGAGCGATCGGGCCGGAATTCAATATCATGGACCCGCGCACCGGGAAACGTCAGGCGACCTGGGGCGCGCAAGACCCCTGCGTCTATGATCCAGGCGCCCCCGGCGCGTTCGAAACGCCCGACGGCTGCCTCGACAGCGGCCTGATCTTCGGTGGCGGTTTCCCGTGGGAAGTCAATATCGTCACGCTATCAGACCTCGCAAAAGCGCAGAGCTGGAAGATGACCCCGTCGCTGCCGGACATCCAGGCGGCGATGCGCGAAGCGGGTGATCCTGCCAAGGCCGTCATCTCCATCTATTTCCGCAATCCCTACGTTCTCGACAAGGAAAGCCGCGTTCGAAATGCCGGAGCGTTGCTCGCGACGTTCGGCGCCAGCGACCGGGCACAGTTCGACATCATCACCGGCAAGGCCGCACCGGAGGCGCGACTGCCCTTCGCCTTGCCCGCAACCCGGGAATCGGTGCTGCGCCAGCATCCCGACGCGCCCGGTTATGCCGACACGCGCGACGGGGCGCTCTATCCCTATGGCTTTGGCCGCGGCTTTGGCGGGAAGGGCAAGCGATGA
- a CDS encoding TonB-dependent receptor: MQRFVLTSTAIYFALAASPVLAQQNTEVATEPNLTADIIVTAQRRPESLQKVPVSVSVVSGDSLSERNINSLQQLNIAAPSLQLGQDNSFAVRGVGTLAFQQTVDPAVAIAVDEVNLARGPLSEGVFNDVAQIEVLNGPQGLLFGKNATAGLLNITTGRPVLGKRSANGEVEYNLRDTTPRNGEGMIARSTVNLPIGTTSALRLNLAYEYQQPVTQALQTGPGSSLDRRALDARVKYLYEPDDSLSVYTIGNYARITGTAALFDRTYRVLAPGSTNIAPLARDGFIASPELLQYRSDGANRRTLENYGGQLNVAYMFDNGYKLSNVAAYRGYSLDQLVDLDFTSSNANSASGLETKYHQYSNELRLSLPDEGRLSGQFGLFYMGFRDHTFVTNAGNLYLPAFLLPSPPFCVRAAPGAGCAVANNYAVGSDSEYVFKSDSFAAFSQLTFALTDQLRLIAGGRVTRDKVSIDLIQNQLNYFVRFQGPRGTFNQTAKNTDFSWKLGAQYQATPDALLYGTYAKGYKGPGMNSSSATTTASLAVLPETSRNIEVGAKTSWFDRRVTLNMALFRTKYRDYQAGSFDPVLSAFVIRNAASVTSKGAEISLAARPTRALSFNASVSILNSKFDDFPGAQCYPGQGCVNFNAGGLRTPLAAKFSSSLGASYTIPIGDNNLTLSGDWYHRSSIFFLPNNNPLAQSGPIDQFGARITYELNQNVKLSLFCKNCGDERVPGFIGSDPGDANARPAPLNSVYQVYGFNSVRTIGASMAFNF; the protein is encoded by the coding sequence ATGCAACGCTTCGTTCTAACATCGACAGCTATTTACTTTGCACTAGCGGCATCTCCTGTCCTGGCGCAGCAAAATACGGAGGTAGCAACCGAGCCAAATTTGACGGCTGACATTATCGTCACTGCGCAACGGCGACCCGAAAGCTTGCAAAAAGTGCCGGTCAGCGTCAGCGTGGTTAGCGGGGATTCGTTGAGCGAACGCAACATCAATAGCCTCCAACAGCTTAACATTGCCGCGCCCAGCCTTCAGCTGGGTCAGGACAACAGCTTCGCTGTCCGCGGCGTGGGCACGCTCGCCTTCCAGCAGACCGTCGATCCCGCCGTTGCGATCGCTGTGGACGAAGTCAACCTGGCGCGCGGGCCGCTGAGCGAAGGCGTATTTAATGACGTCGCGCAGATCGAAGTGCTGAACGGGCCCCAAGGCCTGTTGTTCGGCAAGAACGCTACAGCCGGTCTCCTTAACATTACCACCGGTCGCCCGGTGCTGGGCAAGCGCAGCGCGAATGGCGAAGTCGAATATAATTTGCGCGACACGACGCCCCGCAACGGCGAAGGCATGATTGCGCGCAGCACCGTCAATTTGCCAATCGGCACGACGTCGGCGTTGCGGCTCAACCTCGCCTATGAGTATCAGCAGCCGGTGACACAAGCATTGCAGACCGGTCCAGGTAGCAGCCTCGATCGGCGCGCGCTCGACGCTCGGGTTAAATATCTCTACGAACCTGATGATAGCCTCAGCGTCTACACGATCGGTAATTATGCGCGCATCACGGGCACTGCGGCTCTGTTTGACCGCACTTATCGCGTCCTCGCGCCTGGCAGCACGAATATTGCGCCGCTGGCGCGTGACGGGTTCATCGCCAGCCCCGAGCTTTTGCAATATCGCTCGGATGGCGCTAACCGTCGCACGCTGGAAAATTATGGCGGGCAACTTAATGTCGCCTACATGTTCGACAACGGGTACAAGCTGAGCAACGTGGCGGCCTATCGCGGCTATAGCCTTGACCAGCTGGTCGACCTCGACTTCACTTCCAGCAACGCCAACAGCGCGTCGGGGCTCGAAACCAAATATCACCAGTATTCGAATGAGTTGCGCCTCTCGCTGCCCGACGAAGGCCGTCTGAGCGGTCAGTTCGGTCTGTTCTATATGGGCTTCCGTGATCATACGTTCGTGACCAACGCGGGCAATCTCTACCTTCCCGCCTTCCTGCTGCCTTCGCCGCCTTTCTGCGTTCGCGCCGCACCGGGGGCGGGCTGCGCCGTTGCCAATAATTATGCGGTGGGATCGGACAGTGAATATGTGTTCAAGAGCGACAGCTTTGCGGCTTTCTCTCAGCTGACCTTCGCGCTCACCGATCAGCTGCGCTTGATCGCGGGCGGCCGTGTGACGCGGGACAAGGTGTCGATCGACCTCATCCAGAACCAGCTAAACTATTTCGTCCGATTCCAGGGTCCGCGTGGTACGTTTAACCAGACGGCAAAGAATACTGATTTCAGCTGGAAGCTGGGCGCGCAATATCAGGCGACGCCGGATGCGCTGTTATACGGCACATACGCCAAGGGCTATAAAGGCCCCGGCATGAACAGTTCGTCCGCGACCACTACCGCATCGCTCGCGGTGTTGCCCGAAACGTCCCGCAATATCGAGGTGGGCGCCAAGACTTCCTGGTTCGACCGTCGCGTGACACTTAATATGGCACTGTTCCGCACCAAGTATCGCGATTACCAGGCCGGCTCCTTCGATCCGGTGCTCAGCGCCTTCGTGATTCGCAACGCTGCCTCCGTGACAAGTAAGGGCGCGGAAATCTCGCTGGCCGCGAGGCCGACCCGCGCCCTGTCGTTCAATGCGTCGGTATCGATACTCAATTCCAAATTCGACGACTTCCCCGGCGCGCAATGCTATCCGGGTCAGGGTTGCGTGAATTTCAACGCTGGCGGCCTGCGCACGCCGCTGGCCGCGAAATTTTCGTCCAGCTTGGGCGCGAGCTACACCATCCCGATCGGCGACAACAACCTGACGTTGTCGGGCGACTGGTATCACCGTTCGTCGATCTTCTTCCTGCCCAATAATAACCCGCTTGCGCAGTCGGGACCGATCGATCAGTTCGGCGCGCGCATCACCTATGAACTAAACCAGAATGTGAAACTGAGCCTGTTCTGCAAAAATTGTGGCGACGAACGCGTGCCGGGCTTCATCGGCAGCGATCCTGGCGACGCCAACGCCCGCCCGGCGCCGCTCAACAGCGTGTATCAGGTTTATGGGTTCAATTCGGTGCGGACGATCGGCGCGTCTATGGCGTTTAATTTCTAA
- a CDS encoding SDR family oxidoreductase gives MPFIGVSAIAPGAIRTPINLGAWNSEATLEKLLRLVPYGRIGEPEDVARAAV, from the coding sequence CTGCCGTTTATCGGCGTCAGCGCGATCGCACCGGGCGCCATCCGCACGCCGATCAACTTGGGTGCGTGGAACAGCGAGGCGACGCTGGAAAAGCTGCTCCGGCTGGTCCCTTACGGCCGGATCGGCGAGCCCGAAGATGTCGCACGCGCCGCTGTCTGA
- a CDS encoding polysaccharide deacetylase family protein: MSDTAFWPGGARLAIALSLMFEGGGQPISGADGPIPEPIQDGLPDLPTNAFFAYGVHEGIPRILDLMDKHDIKLSSFVIGQAIEKEPELAREIVRRGHEIAAHGRTWENSYTMQPDEERRFIADCVASIEKITGVRPVGWNAYWLRNSPNTLDILQELGFQYHIDEPSRDEPFIVPLSGGDFVTVPYTFHMNDISSFPFEGYDPIAYEQALKDEFDQLYEEGAHRRRMMVVSLHDRISGHANRVRLLDRFLTYAKSKPGVWFARKDEIASYALKTTGAPTPIVSHRSPAETGLPGPAGATE, from the coding sequence ATGTCCGACACTGCATTCTGGCCTGGCGGCGCACGCCTCGCCATCGCCCTCAGTCTTATGTTCGAAGGTGGCGGCCAGCCGATCTCAGGGGCGGATGGTCCCATCCCGGAGCCGATCCAGGATGGCCTGCCCGATCTGCCGACCAATGCCTTCTTCGCTTACGGCGTCCATGAAGGCATCCCGCGCATCCTTGACCTGATGGACAAGCACGACATCAAGCTGTCGTCCTTCGTCATCGGTCAGGCGATTGAGAAGGAGCCCGAACTGGCGCGGGAGATCGTCCGGCGGGGCCACGAGATCGCTGCGCACGGGCGGACGTGGGAGAACAGCTACACGATGCAACCCGACGAGGAGCGGCGCTTCATCGCAGATTGCGTGGCGTCGATCGAGAAGATCACTGGGGTAAGGCCGGTTGGCTGGAACGCCTATTGGCTGCGAAACTCACCCAATACGCTCGACATCCTGCAGGAGCTCGGGTTCCAATATCATATCGACGAACCCAGCCGGGACGAACCATTCATCGTGCCCCTGTCGGGCGGTGACTTCGTGACAGTGCCCTATACATTCCATATGAATGATATCTCGTCGTTCCCATTCGAGGGCTATGATCCGATCGCCTATGAGCAGGCGCTCAAAGACGAATTCGATCAGCTCTATGAAGAAGGAGCGCACCGGCGTCGCATGATGGTGGTCTCGCTGCACGACCGTATCTCGGGACATGCCAATCGCGTCCGGCTTCTCGATCGGTTTCTCACTTATGCCAAATCGAAGCCCGGCGTGTGGTTCGCTCGTAAGGACGAAATCGCTAGCTACGCGCTGAAAACCACGGGTGCGCCCACACCGATCGTCAGTCACAGGTCGCCTGCCGAGACAGGGCTCCCCGGACCCGCTGGCGCAACGGAATGA
- a CDS encoding VOC family protein, protein MTDILGLHHYAIRAVDWDATVKFYIDGLGFEMVYPWTFEPTIKRSAFLRAPGGGFIEVFGAGDDAAGAPEGSVKTVPFDGKVEPGIVHVALKAASPESVDRVVARAVAAGATVHTKPQGRELVGEPNLPFRIAMIVGLDGEVIEICHNGQIDV, encoded by the coding sequence ATGACCGATATTCTTGGACTGCACCATTATGCGATCCGCGCCGTGGACTGGGACGCCACGGTCAAATTCTACATCGATGGGCTTGGATTCGAAATGGTCTATCCCTGGACCTTCGAGCCGACGATCAAGCGGTCGGCGTTCCTGCGAGCGCCAGGCGGCGGCTTCATCGAGGTCTTCGGCGCTGGCGACGATGCCGCCGGCGCACCCGAGGGCAGTGTCAAGACCGTGCCGTTCGACGGCAAGGTGGAGCCGGGCATCGTCCATGTCGCGCTCAAGGCGGCCAGCCCGGAGAGCGTCGATCGCGTCGTAGCGCGCGCTGTCGCGGCAGGCGCCACGGTGCATACGAAGCCACAGGGGCGCGAGCTGGTGGGCGAGCCGAACCTTCCCTTCCGCATCGCCATGATCGTGGGCCTCGACGGCGAGGTCATCGAGATCTGCCACAACGGTCAGATCGACGTGTAG
- a CDS encoding SDR family oxidoreductase, translating to MADKHILVAGGAGVVGRTAIDAFQEAGWPVTTLNRDDTALGKGPHIPADLLDPNSLDASSDALKTVTHLFYAALKPNADPGVEADENGTMLENLVAALRRAGAPLERVTFIQGGKVYGAQLGVYKTPAREDDSRHFPPNLYFRHENFARSLEKNGIRWTALRPDIVIGHSLGSAMNLGNLIGVYGSLCRATGTAFQFPGTDTAYRDVLVNVTGADVLRRAALWSVENEADGAYNITNGDVFRWSHVWPKLAEWFGLEVGEPQPISLEQRLHAMRSVWSDLAKDNGLAEADIDRLAPGAFGDFIFNVEADAIFDLTKARRAGFEMNERSDEVLLAHLDNMRQRKLIP from the coding sequence ATGGCAGACAAGCACATCCTGGTGGCAGGCGGCGCGGGCGTCGTTGGCCGGACCGCGATCGACGCGTTCCAAGAGGCGGGCTGGCCCGTCACCACGCTCAACCGTGACGATACCGCGTTGGGTAAGGGGCCCCACATCCCGGCGGACCTGCTCGACCCCAACAGTCTCGATGCGTCGAGCGACGCGCTGAAGACCGTCACGCATCTGTTCTACGCGGCGCTGAAGCCCAACGCAGATCCAGGCGTGGAGGCGGACGAGAATGGGACGATGCTGGAGAACCTGGTCGCGGCGCTGCGTCGCGCCGGCGCGCCGCTGGAGCGCGTGACCTTCATTCAGGGCGGCAAGGTCTACGGCGCGCAGCTCGGCGTCTACAAGACGCCGGCGCGTGAGGACGACAGCCGCCACTTCCCGCCCAACCTCTATTTCCGGCATGAGAATTTCGCCCGCTCGCTCGAGAAGAACGGCATCCGCTGGACCGCGCTGCGCCCCGACATCGTGATCGGCCACTCGCTCGGATCGGCGATGAACCTCGGCAACCTCATCGGCGTCTACGGTTCGCTCTGCCGGGCGACGGGTACCGCGTTCCAGTTCCCCGGGACCGACACCGCCTATCGCGACGTGCTGGTGAACGTCACCGGTGCGGACGTGCTGCGTCGTGCGGCGCTCTGGTCGGTCGAGAACGAGGCGGACGGCGCCTACAATATCACCAACGGCGACGTCTTCCGCTGGTCGCACGTCTGGCCGAAGTTGGCGGAATGGTTCGGCCTGGAGGTAGGCGAGCCACAACCGATCTCGCTCGAACAGCGACTGCACGCGATGCGGTCGGTCTGGAGCGATCTCGCTAAGGACAACGGTCTTGCCGAAGCGGACATCGATCGGCTTGCACCAGGCGCGTTCGGCGATTTCATCTTCAACGTCGAGGCGGATGCGATCTTCGACTTGACCAAGGCGCGCCGCGCCGGATTCGAGATGAACGAGCGGTCGGACGAGGTGCTGCTCGCGCATCTGGACAACATGCGTCAGCGCAAGCTGATCCCCTGA
- a CDS encoding SDR family oxidoreductase codes for MTNITSQATRGGDGLGALIGANIFIVGAGSGVGRAIASMAVARGAKVALAGRSRDKLDATAATLGGAVLGTYALDVTDREQVEAALAEHGPYDHIVTTAADLTFGPFTGLTDAQIEGMLASKFWGPINLGRAADKHLASQGSLLFFSGLAAYRQGPGSSIVGAVNMALESLAAALAIELKPKRVNVISPGVVDAGSWSSMGEDERTAFFANVAGGLPVGRIGEVEDEAHAALAVLENGFINGTVVNVDGGGRIA; via the coding sequence ATGACGAATATCACTTCGCAGGCGACCCGCGGCGGTGACGGGCTGGGCGCCCTGATCGGCGCGAACATCTTTATCGTTGGCGCCGGCTCGGGGGTCGGGCGCGCGATTGCAAGCATGGCGGTCGCGCGGGGTGCCAAGGTGGCGCTGGCCGGGCGCAGCCGCGACAAGCTGGATGCGACCGCAGCGACGCTTGGTGGCGCGGTGCTGGGAACCTACGCTCTCGACGTCACCGACCGCGAACAGGTCGAGGCGGCGCTCGCCGAACATGGCCCTTACGATCACATCGTGACGACAGCGGCCGACCTTACCTTCGGGCCGTTCACCGGGCTCACGGACGCGCAGATCGAGGGCATGCTCGCATCCAAGTTCTGGGGGCCGATTAACCTCGGCCGGGCTGCCGACAAGCATCTTGCCTCGCAGGGCAGCCTGCTGTTCTTCTCGGGTCTCGCCGCCTACCGGCAGGGACCGGGGTCATCGATCGTCGGGGCGGTCAACATGGCGCTGGAGAGCCTCGCAGCCGCCCTTGCCATCGAACTGAAGCCCAAGCGCGTTAACGTCATCTCGCCCGGTGTCGTGGACGCGGGCTCTTGGTCAAGCATGGGTGAAGACGAACGCACCGCTTTCTTCGCCAACGTCGCTGGCGGGCTTCCTGTCGGACGCATCGGTGAGGTCGAGGACGAGGCGCACGCCGCGCTCGCGGTGCTGGAGAATGGCTTCATCAACGGCACCGTCGTGAACGTCGATGGCGGTGGCCGGATCGCCTGA
- a CDS encoding LysR family transcriptional regulator: MDQFNLLRVYVAVANLGSLSAVAREKGLSPSTVTSALQRLEERVGARLVTRTTRRLSLTPEGERFLVNCRRILADLDEAMNAVSDRGPLRGEIRVTATNDFGRSTLAPLLHEFMEANPGVQIALTLNDAVVDMVEDSYDLALRMGQLPDSGLTARLLMRGERRICASPAYWRRHGRPEHPRDLARHNCIVLARPGSPQSSWQFKEDGSAFTVRVHGDRTANDGGTLRGWAIASAGVVLKFDLDIAQDLAAGRLETVLDDFSTGTVNLHAVHPAGRHPSRRVAALLDFLAARLGLAKS, translated from the coding sequence ATGGATCAGTTCAATCTGCTACGTGTCTATGTCGCCGTCGCTAATCTCGGCAGCTTGTCGGCGGTCGCGCGCGAGAAAGGGCTGTCGCCCTCAACGGTAACGTCGGCATTGCAACGGCTGGAGGAGCGGGTCGGCGCACGCTTGGTCACACGCACCACGCGCCGGCTTTCGCTGACGCCGGAGGGTGAGCGCTTTCTAGTCAATTGCCGCCGCATCCTTGCCGACCTCGACGAAGCGATGAACGCGGTGTCCGACCGTGGTCCACTCCGCGGCGAAATCCGCGTGACGGCGACCAATGATTTTGGCCGGAGCACGCTCGCGCCGCTCCTTCATGAGTTCATGGAGGCGAACCCAGGCGTACAGATCGCGCTGACGCTGAACGATGCCGTGGTCGACATGGTCGAGGACAGCTACGATCTGGCGCTGCGCATGGGGCAACTCCCGGACTCTGGGCTGACCGCGCGCCTGCTTATGCGCGGCGAACGCCGGATTTGTGCGTCGCCAGCCTACTGGCGACGGCACGGTCGGCCGGAGCATCCTCGCGATCTGGCGCGGCACAACTGCATCGTCCTTGCCCGGCCAGGATCGCCACAGAGCAGCTGGCAATTCAAGGAAGACGGAAGCGCGTTCACCGTGCGTGTTCACGGTGACCGAACCGCCAACGACGGCGGGACCTTGCGCGGCTGGGCGATTGCGAGTGCAGGTGTCGTCTTAAAGTTTGACCTCGATATTGCCCAGGATCTGGCAGCCGGCCGTCTTGAAACCGTGCTCGACGATTTCAGTACCGGGACCGTGAACCTTCACGCGGTCCACCCCGCAGGACGACACCCGTCTCGCCGAGTCGCGGCGCTGTTAGACTTCCTCGCTGCTCGTCTTGGTCTTGCGAAGTCCTGA
- a CDS encoding aldo/keto reductase encodes MALSRDQGVGATIWSPLGWGKLTGRISRAQPDKPGTRAHDVAGPISQVDEERLFRTFDILGSIADETGKTVPQLALNWLLDRPTVATVIVGARIEAQSIENAGAVGWALYNTVKQRRCRPGTRPLSPESRHFSLIRTQDFARPRRAARKSNSAATRRDGCRPAGWTA; translated from the coding sequence ATGGCGCTTAGCCGCGATCAGGGCGTGGGAGCGACGATCTGGAGCCCACTGGGCTGGGGCAAGCTGACCGGGCGAATCAGTCGCGCCCAGCCCGACAAACCCGGCACCAGAGCGCACGACGTTGCTGGCCCGATTTCGCAGGTTGACGAGGAGCGGCTATTCCGCACCTTCGACATTCTCGGCAGCATAGCCGACGAAACGGGCAAAACGGTACCCCAGCTTGCACTCAACTGGTTGCTCGATCGTCCCACCGTCGCAACCGTTATCGTGGGTGCGCGCATTGAGGCGCAATCGATCGAGAACGCAGGTGCAGTTGGGTGGGCGCTTTACAACACCGTGAAGCAACGCCGTTGCAGACCAGGAACGAGGCCATTATCGCCGGAAAGCCGCCATTTCAGCTTAATCCGCACTCAGGACTTCGCAAGACCAAGACGAGCAGCGAGGAAGTCTAACAGCGCCGCGACTCGGCGAGACGGGTGTCGTCCTGCGGGGTGGACCGCGTGA
- a CDS encoding 5-formyltetrahydrofolate cyclo-ligase — MPQLGCDNEEPKVLHILLLGFDQQGGRIGHGGCLFDHYLAHRPNTMRIGIAWISQEVEEVPRDPWDAALTAVVTDLETINVRPPSL; from the coding sequence ATGCCGCAGCTTGGGTGCGATAACGAGGAGCCCAAAGTCCTGCATATTTTGCTTTTGGGTTTCGATCAACAGGGTGGCCGGATTGGTCACGGAGGCTGCTTGTTCGACCATTATCTGGCACACCGCCCGAACACCATGCGGATAGGTATCGCCTGGATTTCTCAGGAAGTCGAAGAGGTGCCGCGCGATCCTTGGGACGCTGCGCTGACCGCCGTGGTGACGGATCTTGAGACTATTAATGTCAGGCCGCCCTCATTGTGA
- a CDS encoding demethoxyubiquinone hydroxylase family protein yields the protein MVSAALSGAPESRPFKANPRVGSWPSKRALRALIRVDHAGEFGAVRIYDGQIAVLGCKSLYYDFLLRMREQELEHHARFSELLAGRSVRPTIFLPLWHVAGYAIGVATALMGPEAAMACTEAVEDAVVEHYDEQLAELGDSEPELSFVVARIRDEELEHRDHAITAGSRDTPVHALVYGAIRFGCRLAIAISKQL from the coding sequence ATGGTGAGCGCTGCACTCTCGGGCGCACCCGAATCCCGGCCGTTTAAAGCCAACCCGCGTGTTGGGAGTTGGCCGTCTAAGCGAGCGCTCCGGGCCTTGATTCGTGTGGACCACGCTGGCGAGTTCGGGGCTGTGCGCATCTATGACGGCCAAATTGCGGTGCTGGGCTGTAAAAGCCTGTATTACGACTTTCTGCTGCGCATGCGGGAGCAGGAGCTCGAGCATCATGCGCGCTTTTCCGAACTGCTGGCCGGCCGTAGCGTCCGCCCAACGATCTTTCTACCGCTATGGCACGTGGCAGGGTATGCGATCGGGGTGGCCACTGCCCTAATGGGTCCGGAGGCCGCCATGGCTTGCACAGAGGCGGTCGAGGATGCCGTCGTAGAGCATTACGATGAGCAACTCGCTGAGTTAGGCGACAGCGAACCTGAACTGTCATTTGTCGTTGCAAGGATTAGGGATGAAGAACTGGAGCATCGCGACCATGCCATAACGGCAGGATCTCGCGATACCCCCGTTCACGCCCTGGTGTATGGAGCGATCCGCTTCGGCTGCCGGCTTGCCATCGCGATCAGCAAACAACTGTAA